From Mytilus galloprovincialis chromosome 9, xbMytGall1.hap1.1, whole genome shotgun sequence, the proteins below share one genomic window:
- the LOC143046926 gene encoding uncharacterized protein LOC143046926 isoform X1 produces the protein MDVRFILYLLYFVFYCDCQFPLNQGFTDQFGSDPRRLRVLTEATNQRILSQFQNQPNVPTLDSLMNGLFPNAENSVVGNSPSFGINIKTELDRLGIRNTDLITNPSVSAATRGNLGNFGITDLFSRHSSQLKSSINNQNQQTGSDIQRGRKSLVQVNQQQDIPFFSTVINQPRRMNTTNDGPTQKNKPILAPTNNQPFGDLSALNVPSSNNNQDASTDNMLSEAALLQMGTDELAALGKHGISLNSIVDTNSDFFGKQSRPKSSTEEQLITALLDRLIELKDQRARRHQVNTMRQPSLDDSMLHRPEFHDNRGPQQQANTMRRPSLDNSMLHRPEFHDNRGAQQQANTIRQPSLDNSLLNRPELIDNFGRNQQATSMRQTNLDNSKVHRPASRFQDVISNQNTRNIGDTELARTFSNSQSTGNTWDQKSDANPGNTQVQNLPYLSCQYRGCNAGQYCITRAISELFADFCSSNTFELCKCSPGCSFQNRFLPENAVEGVGRCRKCFCENGEVYCRFTWRCRSLYKTVGQQRSLDGLSTPMI, from the exons ATGGATGTCCGGTTTATTTTGTATCtactttattttgtgttttactgTGATTGCCAGTTTCCGTTAAACCAGGGATTCACAGATCAATTTGGTTCTGATCCTAGACGGTTACGAGTTCTAACAGAAGCAACGAACCAACGAATATTGAGTCAATTTCAAAATCAGCCAAATGTGCCAACACTAGATTCTTTAATGAATGGTCTCTTTCCAAATGCAGAAAATTCGGTAGTAGGGAACTCACcatcttttggtatcaacattaaAACAGAATTGGATAGATTGGGAATCAGAAATACCGATTTAATAACAAATCCGTCTGTGTCTGCTGCAACAAGAGGTAATCTAGGTAATTTTGGAATAACAGATTTATTTAGCAGACATAGTAGTCAGTTAAAATCGTCAATTAATAACCAAaaccaacaaaccggaagtgataTACAAAGAGGCAGGAAGTCATTAGTACAAGTTAATCAGCAACAAGATATTCCCTTCTTTTCAACAGTGATAAATCAACCTCGAAGAATGAATACTACCAATGACGGtccaacacaaaaaaataaacctaTCCTGGCGCCAACAAATAATCAACCGTTTGGAGATTTAAGTGCACTTAATGTTCCATCATCTAATAACAACCAAGACGCTAGTACAGACAACATGTTATCTGAAGCGGCTCTTTTACAAATGGGAACTGATGAGCTAGCGGCACTTGGAAAACATGGAATAAGTTTAAACTCTATTGTTGACACAAATTCTGACTTTTTTGGAAAACAATCAAGACCGAAATCTTCAACAGAGGAACAGTTGATAACAGCTTTGCTAGATAGGCTTATTGAATTAAAAGATCAACGTGCTCGACGCCACCAAGTGAACACTATGCGTCAACCAAGTTTAGACGATTCAATGTTACATCGTCCTGAATTTCATGATAATCGTGGTCCACAGCAACAAGCAAACACTATGCGTCGACCAAGTCTGGATAATTCAATGTTGCATCGTCCTGAATTTCACGATAATCGTGGTGCACAGCAACAAGCTAACACCATTCGTCAACCAAGTCTAGACAATTCATTGTTAAATCGTCCTGAATTAATAGATAATTTTGGTCGAAACCAGCAAGCAACCTCTATGCGTCAAACTAATTTAGACAATTCAAAGGTACATCGTCCAGCTAGTAGATTTCAGGATGTTATTAGTAACCAAAACACTAGAAACATAGGTGACACAGAATTAGCAAGAACTTTTTCAAATAGCCAATCGACTGGAAATACATGGGACCAAAAGAGCGATGCAAATCCAGGGAATACACAAGTTCAGAATTTACCATATCTATCATGTCAATAcag AGGTTGTAATGCTGGCCAATATTGTATAACCAGGGCTATATCAGAATTATTTGCTGACTTCTGCTCTTCAAACACATTTGAACTATGCAAATGTTCACCAG GTTGTAGTTTCCAAAACAGATTTCTTCCAGAAAATGCAGTAGAGGGTGTTGGTAGATGTCGTAAATGCTTTTGTGAGAATGGAGAG
- the LOC143046926 gene encoding uncharacterized protein LOC143046926 isoform X2, with protein MNGLFPNAENSVVGNSPSFGINIKTELDRLGIRNTDLITNPSVSAATRGNLGNFGITDLFSRHSSQLKSSINNQNQQTGSDIQRGRKSLVQVNQQQDIPFFSTVINQPRRMNTTNDGPTQKNKPILAPTNNQPFGDLSALNVPSSNNNQDASTDNMLSEAALLQMGTDELAALGKHGISLNSIVDTNSDFFGKQSRPKSSTEEQLITALLDRLIELKDQRARRHQVNTMRQPSLDDSMLHRPEFHDNRGPQQQANTMRRPSLDNSMLHRPEFHDNRGAQQQANTIRQPSLDNSLLNRPELIDNFGRNQQATSMRQTNLDNSKVHRPASRFQDVISNQNTRNIGDTELARTFSNSQSTGNTWDQKSDANPGNTQVQNLPYLSCQYRGCNAGQYCITRAISELFADFCSSNTFELCKCSPGCSFQNRFLPENAVEGVGRCRKCFCENGEVYCRFTWRCRSLYKTVGQQRSLDGLSTPMI; from the exons ATGAATGGTCTCTTTCCAAATGCAGAAAATTCGGTAGTAGGGAACTCACcatcttttggtatcaacattaaAACAGAATTGGATAGATTGGGAATCAGAAATACCGATTTAATAACAAATCCGTCTGTGTCTGCTGCAACAAGAGGTAATCTAGGTAATTTTGGAATAACAGATTTATTTAGCAGACATAGTAGTCAGTTAAAATCGTCAATTAATAACCAAaaccaacaaaccggaagtgataTACAAAGAGGCAGGAAGTCATTAGTACAAGTTAATCAGCAACAAGATATTCCCTTCTTTTCAACAGTGATAAATCAACCTCGAAGAATGAATACTACCAATGACGGtccaacacaaaaaaataaacctaTCCTGGCGCCAACAAATAATCAACCGTTTGGAGATTTAAGTGCACTTAATGTTCCATCATCTAATAACAACCAAGACGCTAGTACAGACAACATGTTATCTGAAGCGGCTCTTTTACAAATGGGAACTGATGAGCTAGCGGCACTTGGAAAACATGGAATAAGTTTAAACTCTATTGTTGACACAAATTCTGACTTTTTTGGAAAACAATCAAGACCGAAATCTTCAACAGAGGAACAGTTGATAACAGCTTTGCTAGATAGGCTTATTGAATTAAAAGATCAACGTGCTCGACGCCACCAAGTGAACACTATGCGTCAACCAAGTTTAGACGATTCAATGTTACATCGTCCTGAATTTCATGATAATCGTGGTCCACAGCAACAAGCAAACACTATGCGTCGACCAAGTCTGGATAATTCAATGTTGCATCGTCCTGAATTTCACGATAATCGTGGTGCACAGCAACAAGCTAACACCATTCGTCAACCAAGTCTAGACAATTCATTGTTAAATCGTCCTGAATTAATAGATAATTTTGGTCGAAACCAGCAAGCAACCTCTATGCGTCAAACTAATTTAGACAATTCAAAGGTACATCGTCCAGCTAGTAGATTTCAGGATGTTATTAGTAACCAAAACACTAGAAACATAGGTGACACAGAATTAGCAAGAACTTTTTCAAATAGCCAATCGACTGGAAATACATGGGACCAAAAGAGCGATGCAAATCCAGGGAATACACAAGTTCAGAATTTACCATATCTATCATGTCAATAcag AGGTTGTAATGCTGGCCAATATTGTATAACCAGGGCTATATCAGAATTATTTGCTGACTTCTGCTCTTCAAACACATTTGAACTATGCAAATGTTCACCAG GTTGTAGTTTCCAAAACAGATTTCTTCCAGAAAATGCAGTAGAGGGTGTTGGTAGATGTCGTAAATGCTTTTGTGAGAATGGAGAG